From Triticum aestivum cultivar Chinese Spring chromosome 7B, IWGSC CS RefSeq v2.1, whole genome shotgun sequence:
ttgatgaactggagctagttctgtgtcaccctatgttataactattacatgaggaatcgcatccgacataattatacatcattgatccaatgcctacgagcttttcacatattgtgctttgcttatttaccttACAGTTGCTGCTATTACAATTACTaaaaaactgctatcgttacttttgccactgttaccgttatttccatactactttgctactaaatactttgctgcagatactacattatccaggtgtagttgaattgacaactcaactgctaatacttgagaatattctttggctccccttgtatcgaatcaataaatttgggttaaatactctaccctcgaaaattgttgcgatcccctatacttgtgggttatcaagctcaTCTTTTATTTTATTTGAAGAATAATATGCAGATCAAGTTTGAACTTATTTTGGGATTTCTTTTAGGGTAAGCTTGTAGTCTATGCTGGTTGTAAATCTTTTTTTTGGAGGAATGGTTGTCGATCAATCATCAAACTTTTTTTTGAGGAAAGTCAATCAATCATCAAAGAAGGAAACTGGGCTCTTTAACCGGCCAAGGCCCATTTCGAGCTGCCAGTAGGAAACTGGGCCACAGCCGCCCTCTCCTTCCATTCCATTCCATCTCGCCAAGGGTTTCCCGGCGGCCAATTCCACTACCGCACACAGCCGCCATCTCCTTCCATTCTCATCTATCTCGCCGAGGGTTTCCCGGCAGCTACCTCCTCCGACGGCCAACGAGCACCCCCCACTCTAATTCATATCCATTGGCGACCTGCAAGAAGAAAATAGCATCGCCTCTGACGGACATCCCCAACCATCTCCTGGCCGAGAACTTTCTCCATCTTCCCACTCCAGAAGATCTCGCCCGAGCCTCCGCGGCCTGCGTCCCCTTCTGTTGACTCGCCACCCAAGGCTCCTTCCTCTCCATGCCCCGCTCCACCTCGCGATCCTCGACAAGGACGGGTTCCACCCACCCCTCTCGCCTCACCCTTCCGCACCCGCCGCCCGCACGCTCGCCCTCGAGGCCGACTTCACCTTCTCATTCCTCCCATCCCACCGTCATTGGATGAAACAGGACACCCGCGATGGCCGCGTCCTCCTCAGCTGCGCCACCAAGGGTTATGGTTATGAGAACCCAATCTTTGGGGAGCTCGTGGTTTGCGACCCCTTGCACCGGCGTTATGTCCTGCTCCCCCCGGTACCGAATGACCTAGCAGCTTCGGTCGAGCGCCCGTTCAACCACCCTTTCCTCACTCCCCTCACCAAGGATGAGGCGACGACTTCATTCAGGGTGATCTGTTTGGCAGGGGGCGAAACTAAGCTGGTTGCCTTCGCCTTCTCTACGACCATCGGACAATGGCAAGCTGCTGCATCCAAGGCCTGGAGTGATTTGGCCCTTAGCAGTGTCGACTTGATCAAGATGTCCCTGGCCCACCCTTCTATGCTCAGGCGCCATTATGCATATGGTTGCTTCTACTGGGACTGGCTGGTCGTCAGGAGGAACCTGTTGCTCATGCTTAACACCAGGAGGATGGAGTTCTTACTTGCTTACCTCCCACCAGGTGAATGGAGTGCAAAAGGCGTAGCCATTGTTGAGGCAGGGGAAGGCAGGCTTGGGATGTTTGGTCTCCTTGGTGAAAATGAATTTGCATCTGGTCTCAGTTATACCATTTTGCGAAACAGAGGCGAGACTCCCGACAAGTGGCTGATGGAGAAGACAATCTCACTAGATTTTGGGTACCTGTATTATATCAAAGCTGTAACTGAGAGATATTTGCTATTGATGAGGACAAAATTCCTGCCAGGCTCACCTCCACTCCTTGAGTATTTCTCAATGGACATCAAGACATTGCAGCTACAGAGCGTTTGTGCAAAACAATGAAAGCGTATACtatcaagataagcatacatccCTACTTTTTTCAAACCGGGATATATACCAACTTCCCACCATCGTTGCTGCCTCCACAGACAGTATGAAGTGGTAAACTTTCTACTGCATCATGTTTAACTCCTTCCCTTCATAATTATCGCACTCACACAGCTTGTTGAATGCGTGAGTCTTTTTGTTGCAACTACCAATTCTTGTCTGGATGATTTATTAGTATTTATTAACTTTGTGCTCGTCGGAAAAATAAGCAAGCTCAGGAACACAATCATGATTTGCTGTTTGTTTCTTCCAATTGCCATTAGTATGAGTATCTTATGGAAAAATCAGTAGAATAACAAAAAACACTAGGTCACCGCAATTATTTCAGTATTAGTATTAGCAAATCATGTAAGTGAGATGATTGACTGAATCTTAAGGTGACATGTGACTGTGAATTAGCAGCTCTGATACATGAATTCAAGGCTGGCACCCAGATTTgactttcttttgtttttttctgtatCCTTTTTATTGAGTAAATGGCACTGGCGGTCCGAAAATTTGCGCTGCGGGTGCACTTAAGTCACGGTACTTGCAAACCGGAAAAATCCGTCATAGAACTTGCAGTACGGGTGCAGATAGATCACACAGGTCATCTGAACCGGCCAGCTGCCCGGTTTTCCCACTGTAACGGTCAAACGCGATAAATTTGTTCACGACTTTAAAAATATATGTGATTCCTGACTTTAAGAAAATGTTCGTGAACGATAAATTTGAAAACAATTTGTTCAcaactttaaaaaaatgtttgcgaaccATTAAAAAATATATTTGTGATCAgcgattttaaaaaaatgttcatgaacgataaattaaaatatatatttgtGATTCGTGCCTTTACAAAACTATCCGGGAACAAAAAATTTGAAAATGTTTTCAAATGATAAatttaaaaatgtttgtgaatgACTAATTTGAAAACTATTTGTTAATGACTTTATAAAAATGGTCGAGAACgataaatttgaaaaatatttttggttcgTGAACTTTTTTTAAGTTGTGAACATTAAAACGAATTGTGATTCACGACTTTAAAAAAGTTCGCGAACGATAAGTTAAAAAATATTTATTAAAAATATTTGTGTTTTGTGACTTTAAAAAATGTCCATGAACATAAAATTTGAAAATACTTGCGAACGATAAATTTGTAAATGTTCATGAATGATTAATTTGAAAATTATTTGTTcacgaatttcaaaaaatgttcaagaacgataaatttgaaaaatatttgtgattcacaaacatttttttaagttgtgaacatttgaaaaaaaatatttgtgattcgcgactttaaaaaaatgttcgagaatgataaatttgaaaaatatttgtgaTTTGCGAACATTTTATTAAGTGTTGAACATTTGAAAAGAATATTTGTGATTCGCAACTTTAAAAAAAGTTCGTGAATGATAAATTAAAAAATATTGattaaaaatatttgtgattcGTGACTTTTAATAAATGTCCACGAACGAAAAATTTGAAAACGTTTGCGAACAataaatttgaaaatgttcatgaacgATTAGGTTGAAAAGTATTTGTTCACTACTTTAAAAAATGTACGCGAATggtaaatttgaaaaatatttgtgattcacgaacattttttttaagttgtgaacatttaaaaaaatatttatgaTCTGTGACTTTAAAAAAATTCTCGAACGATAAATTAAAAAATATTTGTGATtcgtgactttaaaaaaatgtccaGGAACGAAAAATTGGAAAGGTGACCTATCTGCACCCGCAACGCAAGTTCTATGACGGGCTTTTCTTGAAAATAGGGCAGCTGGCTGGTTCAGATGTCATATGTGACCTATCTGCACCCGCAATGCAAGTTCTATGACGGGTTTTTTCGGTTTGCAAGTATTGTGACTTAAGTGTACCCGCAGCGCAAGTTCTCGGACCGCCAGTGCCATTTACTCCTTTTTAGTCTGGGATGGTATACGGCACCTGGTGTGTTGGTTAGTGCTATGAGTACCCCTTGTTTCTTTCCTTCTTTTGGCTGGAGTCTCACGAAAAACACTAAATCATGACAATTATTTTTGAGAGGTACTTTTGATGGTCAAGGTTAAGGTACAAAGAGTACACATAGATGTAAGGATGCATAAAAGTTCTTTTACTCATCTTCAGATGTATAATTTTATCTTTTGGTGCTGTTTCGAGATAGACCTACATAACTGATATGGTCACAGTAAAGTTCCGAGTCACTGCTCTCAACTGAAAACTTATCCTTTGATTTTGTTTTATCTGAAATCAACCTCATTGGATCAAAGGGAGTGCTTGTCAGCACGGGCTACTGAAATTGTTCTTTATTGCAGTCAATCTCTCCAGCACTCTTAGATCCACATATCATGGTTGTGTTCCTAATCTCAAAACAATGGTTTTGGTTGAGATGATTGACTGAATCTTAGTTTTTCTTGCTACCAACACCCCCAGGTTCTTTCTTTCCTTTGATTTGGAGTTCTGTTATAGTGTTAGTTTGCATCGTTTATTTTGCACAAGTTTTTCCTGAGTGATTCCCTTAGTGTGCCTCTGTCTGAAGTGAGTGTCTGACTGTATGTATCTCAACTTATAATGCTAAGCACACTGAAGTGAGTATGTGCCCGCAGGCACATGTTTCAAATTCAGTTAAAGATTAATATTATGTCATTACGCAACTTCCTGTGATACTACCTAAGTACTATTCAGCTGAGGTCAATATTCTGCTATTCTTCCTTTTTCTATAATACTACCCACCTAAATACCGAAAAAATGCTCCTTTATGGTCGTACAACTCTTGAATTAATATGCACAAATTGGGTGCAAAATCTTCTGCATTGTCTGAGGTTTTTTTTTGTCTCGTTTGTGCAGATTCAGTGGAGTCGCAGTGAGATGCTTTCTGAGTTCAAAGTGATCGCAGTTTTTGATAGCGCGGGGTTGTCGCGGATGTGATCACCTTGCTGAGAAGATGCTGTGTGACAGTCTACAGAGTTTCACGTGGCTGTGGTCATGTCAATCTACAGAATTCCATGCTAGCTCTAGATTGAGTTAACATGGTGTAACATGGGTGTGCTGCTTCGTGGATGAGAATGTGACAAATGGAATAGACACTTTGAATCAATCAATCTACAACCATGTTATATTATATGTAGCTGAAATATATTTCAATGTCACATTTTTTTAGCTGTTAAGAGTTGTGATCTCGTTGAGGGTGAGCAGCTTCAGTTGACGTGGCTGCTGCTTCCAGCGTAAGAGTGAATGTGGCAAATGAAATTCACAGTTTCAATCAATTGACGTGGCAGTCGTTTTTTCTTGACAAATAGAGTTATGATCTGGTTGAGCCAGAATATAGAGTGTACACGCTGATTGCGACATTATTAGCATCCTATCGAAGATGAATGAACGGGCGGGCTCATGACCTGCTTCTTGTTGGATGGCTAAGTCCTGAGAGAGGTTTgcctggccgtggccgtggccggaCACAAGAAACCTGAGAGACTCGCATGTTTTGTAGCAGCCTGGCCTGACTTCAGCCAAGCTCAGATCTGTGTTTTTCTTTCTCTGCTATGTGAAGTGGTCTCATTTCCTTTTCTCTGAGTACTATCTATATTGCATGGAACCCTACCCTTACGGGGATTCATCCACTAGAGCTTCATATGTTCAATAGCAAAGGCCATCAAATTTGTTAACCTCGTAGGTAACCAGCCCCTATTTGCTAGCGATCAGATAATCTGGCGTCCATCACTCGACAAGGTTACAAACCACACGAAACAAATGCATCCAACCTTCATGGATGCCTTTCTCTCTAAAAAAAACCTCATGAATGCCAATAACAGAATAACACATGCACCAATACCAATGATGATTTATGCTTGACAGTGGTCTTCCTTCTCGTGAAGCATTGTTATCATCTTGTCATGATCCTGGTCGCGACCAATTTCTCGTACCGGAGGACCGGCAGCACTGACTTGCTACACGAATTGGTAGCACAACTCGTCTCCGATTATCATTACTTGCACCTGGCAAGttcttgttttgtttttcttttggcgTGGAGGGGGGTTGATTCAATAGAAACCGCCCCACATAGAGTTCAGCCAGCAATCTGTCACCTCCAATGTGCTTGCTTGTTTTGCACAAAGGTGGAGAGCAGGCAGCAGTATTAGCTGGTCTCACTACATGTTGAACAGAAAAAAAAAGTAAACAACCAGGTATTACTTCTATAAAGAATGTTGGAGTACCCGCCTCCGTAGGCGCCTCGCTGGTGAAGATGCCCTCTCAGCCGTCCGTTTTCCAGTGGTGTGCTGCGAGGGCCTCTCGAGGGCGACGCGATCCGTTCGATCTGCCTAGACGGCTCGCGTCCAGACAACCCGGCTGgagggtccatgacaggtgggccgtcTAGCGTGCCCGGGCCACCGTCATTGGGCGGCGCCGTTTCGCCCGTGAGCAACACCCGCGCGTTTTTTCTGCATGCAACGTGCCAGCCAGACTCACATGTTGCCGTCCTCGCCCCGCGTCGGCTTCGGCCGTGACAGGTGGAGCGTGTGCCACGCTAGGCTTTTCTACACGTGTTGGCAAGTCGGGTAGGCCGGTCAGCATCCTTGGCCCCTATAGGGCTGCTATGCACACGTGCATCCGGCTCGGGGTTTGGGCGTTGTGTGTCGGGCCTCACAGGCCCGGTGTGTGCGTCCAGCCATGCAGCGTCCAGCCAGCCGACACGTGCGCCTGGGTCTAACACGCTCACCGAGCGCCCTCGCCCAAGTTGCCCCATTCGCGCTAGTCGTGGCCGCCCGGGCGTTTGGGGCCAGTCGGCTGGGGTTGCTTGCTGGCCCACACTCGCCTAGCTACCTGAGTCTGCCTGCCGGCATATTTGACCATGAGCCGGTCGCATGAGAAGACCGGTCGCACACACGCGGGGTTCGCCCGGCCATCAAGGCACGGTGGGTGTTTGGTGCGTGTTAGGCTAGTCACAGTGGgaaggaacttaggagtaacatcacacacttcaatacaactttgcttatgtggcacatatttaatgaagagagaggtgcttgtggtaactagctaagttaccggaacatcacacactccaagaaacaatgagtctataacctaataaatacatcgttgcatgacactacatagatattcctacccactatggagatagtaacatagtctagggaagtgtgaagttactagcttatgttcttgcccattgtgaccagccttatgtCGGTTCATTGTGGTTGTCTGTGCCAGGGTGTCCTGGTATATAATGCGGGTTGGCCCTTTCTTCTTCTATATCCCAGCCGGTCTATGACCACCCACTTCTTCTCCATGTATTTTCGGATATTGTCGGCTATCGCCATGGCACGCTCCTTCGCCACATACCAGGAGCCTCGCGTTGGCGCAGCTCGCACAGATAACACTGAGGCTTCACGGCGTGCCAGTCGGCGCCATCCATGCGTTCGTGTGTGCCAACTTCTTGGTTTTCCGAGGCAGTCGAAAGAGGAGATGGAGAGGGATGAGCGGATGTAGCAGACCAAGTGCCGCCAGAGGTCGAGGAGCATACGGTGTCTGTGTTTTTGTCGCTGAGGGACACGAGTGCTTTCTCGGCGTTGTAACTTTGTTtgtcggcggcggccggaggtccGTTAGTTACTTGTTGCTGTCGGTGCTTTTTGAGTTAGGTTGTTTCTTGGCTGTGATGCTCGCGTGCTCGTGTTTCCTTCATTGTCatattttttgtttgtgttttcGGTTTAATTGTTTGAGGGAGCTTTTGATTCTTTGCAGAACGTTTTCAAGAACAAGATCCCGTGTCCGTGGGTGCTCGAGGACCAATGGTTTCCTCTCGTTGTCGATCCCACCACTAAGACCCACACTATTCACAGCAAAACACCTAGTAAATCCCAACATGTTCTGTTCTTCAGAGATTCTACTATGGGATCCTTGTCTTCATCACAAACAGGAGACTGGGTCCTTCGTGCTTCACGGTGATGCGAAGCTCTCGAACTACCccagggttcccaagcccccgacaATACCAACTCAGACAACTCATTATTCAAGTAGGGCCGACCTGTAGCCGCTTACGAATTCGTTGAGTTAGTCGGTGTAGGTTTCTTCTTCTTTGGCTCTCTGACCTCATCACCCAGATCCTCACCATGTCCATCACCTCTTTGGACCCCTTGGATCAGTGTCTTCCCCCATATCAGAGTGAGCCGACTTCATAAGGAGAGGCATTTATACTTTTCCGTACACTTGTTTCAGAGTCTAAGCTCTTCCCTTTCTCTTGTTCAGATAAGTCTTCCCCTTTGCTGGAGATGTAACCTCACTTCCACCTTCAGCCACCGTTCTCGAGCTGCACGTGTCGACCTTACTACCTTGATGGCCGTGCTGCTCCCTCCGGCGCTCGCAAGCCTTTTACCAAAAGGTAAATTGTTGTTCTCGTCCCTGGTTCCCGGCGTCAGGCAGTAAAGATCCAAGTGGACCAAACGACCACATGAGAAACAAAAATGAGGGATGTTCTCATACTGAATATCATATGGATCCATACATTGTCTCCTCGACAATTCAATCCAAATCCATCTCCTCAACGGTGAGTCTCCCCCAGAGATATCCAGCAGCATGATCAAATTGAACAGATGTGCCGTTTCTATCAATCTGACCAGTGATAGCCTTGCTCC
This genomic window contains:
- the LOC123162318 gene encoding uncharacterized protein, which encodes MKQDTRDGRVLLSCATKGYGYENPIFGELVVCDPLHRRYVLLPPVPNDLAASVERPFNHPFLTPLTKDEATTSFRVICLAGGETKLVAFAFSTTIGQWQAAASKAWSDLALSSVDLIKMSLAHPSMLRRHYAYGCFYWDWLVVRRNLLLMLNTRRMEFLLAYLPPGEWSAKGVAIVEAGEGRLGMFGLLGENEFASGLSYTILRNRGETPDKWLMEKTISLDFGYLYYIKAVTERYLLLMRTKFLPGSPPLLEYFSMDIKTLQLQSVCAKQ